The following DNA comes from Phytohabitans rumicis.
GAACGGCGCGAGGTACAGCTCGCGCAGCGCCCGCTCGCCCACCCGTACGTCCACAGTGAACCGGTCGGTCTCCGAGTCGTTGGCCACGAAGTGCTTCACGGTGGTGCCGACGCCCTGCTCCTGCACGCCGGTGACGTACGCCGCGCCGATCTCGCCGGTCAGCAGCGGGTCTTCCGAATAGCACTCGAAGTGCCGGCCGCCCAGCGGGCTGCGGTGCAGGTTGACCGTCGGCGCCAGCAGCACGTGTACGCCCTTGCGGCGCGCCTCCTGGCCGAGCAGCCGGCCGGCGGTGCGGGCCAGGTCAGGATCCCAGGTGGCCGCCAGCGCGGTCGGGCAGGGCAGCGCGACGGACGGGTCGTGGGGCCGCCAGCCGATGCCGCGTATGCCGACCGGCCCGTCCGACATGACCAGCGAGCGCAGACCGATCTCGGGGATCGCCGGGAGGGTCCAGAAGTCCTGGCCGGAGAGCAGCCTGACCTTGGTCTCGAGGTCGAGCGAGCGCAGCGCTGCTTCGATGTCGGCCATCGCCCGATCGTATCGTCAGGTCCGCAGGTAGGACGCTCCATTGAGATCAATGACCGTGCCGGAGGCCCACTCGGCGGCGGGCGAGGCCAGCCAGTGCACCGCGGCGGCGATCTCCTCCGGCCGCGCCACCCGGTTGAACGGGCTCTGCGCCCGGATCTCGTCGCCGCGCGCGGACTTGAGATGGTCGTTGGTCATGTCGGTCGCGACGTACCCGGGCGCCACCGTGGCGACCGCGATGCCGTACGGGCCGAGCGCCACGGCCAGCGACTGGCCCATGGCGTTGAGGCCGGCCTTGCTGGCGCCGTACGCGGGCTGGCCGGGCTCGCCGCGGAACGCGCCCCGGGAGGAGACGTTGATGATCCGCCCGCCGCCGCGTTCGCGCATGTGCCGTACGGCGCACCAGCAGGCGTTGGCCGGCCCGAGCAGGTTGGTGTCCAGCGTCCGGCGCCACTCGTGCTGCCACTGCTCGTACGACGTGTCGGTGATCGGGTGCGGCGTGTAGACGCCCGCGTTGTTGACCAGCACGTCGAGCCCGCCGAGCCGCTCGGCCGCCCCGTCCACCATCGCCCGTACGTCGTCGGGGTCGGCCAGGTCGGCCCGTACGACGGTGTGCCCGTCGCCGGGCAGCGAGTCGCGCAGTTCCTCGGCCAGCTGGGCGGAGTCCCGATGGTGGATCGCCACCCGGTCGCCACCCTCGGCGAACGCGGTCGCGATCGCCCGGCCGATCCCCCGGGACGCCCCGGTCACCAACACCGCTCGTCTCGTCATCCGGCCATCATGCCCGACAACGATCAAGGGGCGGCTCCCGGCGGGGACCGGAGCCGCCCCTTGACCCGTCAGCCGCCCAGGCTGGCCGCAGCCGAGGCGATCGCGGAGGCGAACGTGCTCACCTCGGTGTAGACGCCGGGGTAGCCGGCGCGCGCGCAGCCGTACCCCCAACTGGTGATGCCGACCTGGACCCACGCGTTGCTGGCGTCGCGGCGGAACATCGGGCCGCCGGAGTCGCCCTGGCAGGTGTCGGTGCCGCCGGACGCGTACCCGGCGCAGATCTCCTCGGCCACGATGACGTCGCCGCCGTACGACGTGTCGCAGCTCGAGTCGCTCACGAAGGGCACCTGCGCCTTCAGCAGGAACCGCTGCTGCCCGCCGCCCTCGACCGCGGCGCCCCAGCCGGCGATCGTGAACGTGCCGCTGTTGTACGCCGTCGTCGTCGCGGTCTTCAGCGTCGCCAGGGTGGTGACCGCGCTGGACAGCCGGATCAGCGCCCAGTCGCGCCCGTTGCCGTTGTAGCCGGGTGCCCGGTAGACGTAGTTGGAGCGCACCTGGATGCGGCTCGACGACTGGAGGTCGACCGCGCCGAGCGTCGCCGTGATGCTGGTGTTCGTGCCGGTGCTGCCCACGCAGTGCGCGGCGGTGAGCACCAGCCGCGGGCTGTAGAGCGCGCCGCCGCAGCCCATCGACAACCGGACCATGAACGGGAACTCGCCCAGCGCGGCCCGAGTGCCACCCACGATGTACGGCGTCGGGTCGGCCGCGGCGGGTGCGGCCGGTACGACCGCGGTGAAGCTGCCGACGGCCAGCGCGGTGGCGACCGCGCCGACGATTTTGCGCCAGCGAACCATGAGATCCTCCCCACGTTGTGCGCGCCTTATGGGCGCGATGCGGGGAGCGTATGGAGTCGCATTCAGCCATGGCAATGAGTCGATGCCATCCCAGCTACGTCATACCAAGTTGGCGCGGACCTCGTTGAGGTAGTGGGTGAACCGTTCGCGGTCGGCCGGGTCCAGTGTGCGCAGTGCGCGCTCGGTCAGCTGAGTGATCTCGGCGGTCATGATGTCCTTCAGCTCGCGCCCGCGGTCGGTGAGGCAGAGCCGGACCAGCCGGGCGTCCGAGGGGTGCGGCTCGCGGCGCAGGATCCCGGCGGCCTCCATGCGGGTCGCGGTGCGGGTCACGGTGGGCACGGCCAGCTCCAGCCGGCGCGCCAGCTCGCCCGGCGTGAGCCCGTCCTCCTCCCAGAGCTGGTGGAGGACGAACTGCTGGCCGGCGCGTACCCCGTGGCGGTTGTAGGCGGCCTCGGCGGCGGTCGTCATCGCCCGCTTGGCCGCCCAGAACGCGGCCTGGAACTCGCCACCCAACCTTGCCCCAAACTCGTTAGCCGACTAACGTATTTCATTGCACGGCTAACGATACTCGGAGGAGACGATCGTGCGCACCCTCATCACTGGGGCCACCGGACGGGTGGGCAGCCGTTACGCGCGCCACCAGCTCGACCTGCACCAGCAGGTGCGGGTGCTGGTCCGCGACGAGGAGCAGGTCGACCCGTGGTGGAACGGCGGCGCCGAGGTGGTCGTCGGCGACCTGCGCGACCCGGGCGTGGCGAAGCAGGCGGTGAACGGCGTCGACGCGGTGGTCCACCTCGCGGCCGCGTTCCGCGGCGTGCCGGACGACGAGGCGTACGCGGTCAACCGCGACGCCGCGGTCGCGCTGGCCCACGCCGGGCTCGACGCCGGGATCTCCCGCCTGGTCTTCGCCAGCACCAACCTCGTGTACGGCGCCGGGTGCGGCCGGCCCGCGCAGGAGGGGGACGAGCCGCGGCCCGCCGGGGCGTACCCGGAAAGCAAGGCCGCCGCCGAGGCCGAACTGCTGCGGCTGCACCGCGAGCACGGCCTGCCGGTCCGGATAGCCCGGCTGGCCTTCGTGTACGGCGACGCCGACCCGCGCCTGGCCGAGTCGCTGCGGTGGGCCCGCCGGTGGGCGCCGCACCGGCGGCTGCACCTGGTGCACCACGCCGACGTGGCCCAGGCGCTGGACCGGATCGGCACCGCCACGGGCGCCGACGGCCAGATCTTCAACGTCGCCGACGACGTGCCGGTCACCGCCCTGGAGCTGTTGCGCGCCAACCGGGAGGAGCCGGACGAGGGCGCCGCCGAGCGGGCCCTCGACGACCCGTGGGCCGGCATCGTCGACACCAGCCGGATCCGCACCGAGCTGGGCTACCGGCCGCTATTTCCGACGCTCCACGCCGCCCACGCCGCCGGCGCCCTCTGACATCACTACGATGGGTAGCCGTGACGACGTTCGACTGTCTCTTCTGCAAGATCGTGACCGGGGAGATCCCCGCGACGGTGGTCCGGGAAACCCCGACCACGCTCGCCTTCCGCGACATCGGGCCCAAGGCCGCGGTGCACATCCTCGTCATCCCCAAGGAGCACTACGTCGACGTCGCCACGCTGGCCCAGTCCGACGCCAAGCTCGCCGGTGAGGTGCTGGAGACCGCCGCCGTCGTGGCCGAGGCCGAGGGCCTGCTCGACGGCGGCTTCCGCGTCATCTTCAACACCGGCGAGTACGGCGGCCAGGAGGTCCTCCACGTGCACGCGCACCTCCTCGGCGGCGAGCCCCTGGGCCCCATGATCGCCCTCGCCTAGTAGAGGTGTTAGCAAGGGCACCTTGCTATGCAAAAAGCGTTAACAGGGTGCCCTTCCTTGCATCTGTAAGATCAGCTAGCTGTGAGCACGAAGCTGGCGCGGATGGCGCAGAAGGTCCAGGTCGACGCTCGGGTGCCGGCCCTGTCGGTGGCTCTGCACCGGGCCGACCGGCCGCTCTGGCAGCTCCACGTCGGGGCCGACAGCGACAGCCAGTTCCGGATCGGGTCGGTGACGAAGACGTTCACCGCCGTACTCGTGATGCAGGCCCGGGACGACGGCCTGCTCGACCTCGACGACCCGCTCGGGCGGCACCTGGACGTGCCGGCCCACGGTGAGCTGACCGTACGGCGGCTGCTCTCGCACACGTCCGGCATCCAGCGCGAGCCGTACGGCGACGTGTGGGACACGCTGCAGGCCCCGGACACCGAGCGCCTCATCGCCGAGCTGGTACGGGCCGAACGGGTGCTGCCGCCGGCCCGGCGCTACCACTACTCCAACCTCGGCCTGTCCCTGCTCGGGCACGCGGTGGGCCGGCTGCGCGGCGGTACGTGGGCGGAGGTGGTCGAGGACCGCATCCTGCGCCCGCTCGGCCTGTCCGGTACGACGGTGGAGCGTACCGAGCGGGCGGTGACCGGTTACCTCGTCGAGGCGTACTCGGATCATGCGAGGCCGGAGCCGTGGACCGACACCGGCGCGATCGCCCCGGCCGGTCAGCTCTGGAGCACCGCCGCGGACATGGCGCGGTGGGCGGCGTTCCTCAGCGACCCGGCGGCGCTCGACCCGGCCGGCGCGGTCCTCGCGCCGGCCTCCCTCGACGAGATGCGCTGGCCGCTCACGACCACCGACGAGACACTGTGGACGGCCGGGTTCGGGCTGGCCCTGATCCTGGTGCCGCAGGGCGAGCGGGTGATGCACGTCGGGCACGACGGCGCGATGCCGGGCTTCCTCGCGGGCGTGTACGGCCGGCGGGGCGGCGACGGCACGCCGGCGGCGATGGGCTGCGCGGTGCTCGGTTCGTCCGGCACCGCGGTCGAGGTCCTGGACCTGCCGCACAAGCTCCTGGCGGCGGCGGTCGAGGAGGACCCGGCCGACATCGCCCGGTGGACGCCCGGCGAGCCGGCGCCCGAGGCGTACCGGTCGGTGCTCGGCCGCTGGTGGAGCGAGGGCTTCGAGCACGTCTTCTCGTGGCGGGACGGCGCGTTGCAGGCCCGGTCGGCGCTGGATCAACCCGGCCGACCACCGGCGATCTTCCAGGCGGAAGAGGCGGACATCCTGCGCACCGCGTCCGGCCGGGAGGCCGGCGAGTTGCTGCGGCTGACCCGCGACGCCCAGGGCACCGTCGTGCGCATGCACTGGGCGACCTACCGGTTCACCCGCGACCAGCAGACCTTCGAGGGTACGTAGGGATGGAGTGCCGGGCGCCCGCAGGCGCCAGGGTGGGCGGCGCGTCGGGCACCGTCTCGCCGTCGATCAGCTCGGTCATCCGGCGGATCGTCGGGTCGCCCTCGTCCGCCACGTAGTCGGGCTCGCGGGTGCGGTCGGTGCCGTCCGTGATCCCGCCGAGCCGGAAGAGCGGCGTGAGCAGCGCGGCGACGAGCAGGTTGATGGCGAGGGCGACGACGCCGACATAGATCGTGCTCCGGGTGTCGATGCCGATGTTGCTCAGCGGCCAGGCCGAGCCGCCGAAGTGCTCCCGGATGATCGCACCCTCGCCGTTGCGCTGGGGGATCTGGTAGAGCATCGCCGCGCCGGTGGCGATGCCGGCGAAGATGCCGGCGATCAGCGCCCAGCGGTGCAGCCACGCGGTGAAGAGGCCGATCGCGATGGCCGGCAGCGTCTGCATGACGAACACGCCGCCGATCAGTTGCAGGTCGATCGCGAACTGGGTGTTGAGCATCAGGATGCAGATCACCGCGCCGAACTTCATGGCGAGCGAGGCGATCTTGCTGACCAGGGTCTCCTCGGCGGGTGACGCCTGCGGCCGGATGAACTCCTTGTAGACGTCACGGGTGAAGAGGTTGGCCGCCGCGATCGACATGATCGCGGCGGGGACCATCGCGCCCACCCCGATCGCCGCGAACGCCAGGCCCGCGCTCCAGTCCGGGAAGTTGGCGTCGAACCACAGCGGAACGACGGTGTTGCGGTCGCCGCCGATCGGCTGGATGTCGCTGAGGATCGCCGCGAAGCCGACCAGCATCAGCACGCCCAGCGTCAGCGTGTAGAGCGGCATGACGGCCAGGTTGCGCCGCAGCGTGGCCCGGTTGCGCGAGGCGAGCACGCCGGTGAGCGTGTGCGGGTAGAGGAACAGCGCGACCGCGGAGCCGAGCGCCAGCGTGACGTAGTTCAGCTCGGAGCCGGGCGCCAGCAGCAGCCCGTCGGTCGTGCTGGGCGACGCGGCGTACTTCGACTCGGCGACCCGGAAGACGGTCGTCCAGCCGCCCGAGTGCGAGGCAACGATCAGGAACGCGGCCAGCACCGTCCACAGCACCAGCGCGTCCTTGACGATGGAGATCAGTGCGGGCGCCCGCAGCCCGGAGTTGAAGGTGTAGAGCGCCAGCACGATGAACGCGGCGGTGAGCGGCCAGCCCTCCGGCAGCCCCATCACCTTGAAGACCGCCTCGATGCCGATGAGCTGCAGCGCGATGTACGGCATCGTGGCCAGGATGCCGGTGACCGCGATGAAGAGCGCGAGCGTCTTCGAGCCGAACCGGGCCCGCACGAACTCGGCGGGGGTGACGAACCCGTGCACGTGGCACACCGACCAGAAGCGCGCCAGCACCACGAAGAGCAGCGGGTAGACGATCACCAGGAACGGCATGGGGAAGAACCCGGACGCCCCCACGCCGAACACGAGCGTGGGCACCGCGACAAACGTGTACGCCGTGTAGACATCGCCGCTGAGCAGGAAGAACGTCACCCAGTTGCCGAACGCGCGACCGCCGAGACCCCACTCCTCCAGGGTGTGGATGTTGTCCGGCCGGCGCCATCGGGCCGCCGCGAAGCCCATGATCGTGACCAGGCCGAACATGGCCGCGAAGATCCAGAACTCGACCTGGTGGTCGGCGAAGGTCGGCATGTGGTTACCGCCGGTTCTTGGTGGCCACGTGCACGATGGCGATCGTTATCGCCGCGAGGAACGCGAAACCGAGCTGGCACCAGTAGAAGAACGGCAGCCCGAGCAGGCGTGGCTCCATCCGGTTGTAGATCGGCGGCAACAGCGGCAGGACGATCGGGACGAGGAGAAGCCAGTGCCAGCGGCTGGTGTCGGCCCGGCGGCGCGGGCGGGCTCGACCGGTGGCAGGTTTTCCGTAAACTGTCGTAACAGTGGGCTGCCATTCCCCGTCCGGGCGGCGTTGACCGTACATGCGTGCCTCCGAACGGGTGGAATGTCGTAAGTGACCAAGGTCACGGCGGCCATCCTCGATGCGCTTCGAGTTGCCACGGATCCCCCGTTCGACCCATCGGAGATCATCTAAACGTACGAAAGCTTTCCGTAACCCTTCACTGAGAGATCCGACAGTGGGGTGGAAATGGGCGCGATGGGGAGGGCGTTAAGCCGATACGATGGGAGCAGTTACGCACGTCGCGCCGCAGGGCGTGACCCTGAGACCGAGAGCAGGTGGCGTTGGCCCGCGGGCCGATCTATGACCACTACATCCCCAACCGGGCATACCCACGTGCAGACCAAGATCACGGTTCCTGACTCGCAGATCATGGTGAACCTGCTCGGTGCCGGGGATGAGATTCTCCGGCTGATCGAGCGTTCGCTGGCGAGTGACGTGCACGTGCGCGGCAACGAAATCACCATCACCGGTGCGCCGGCCGACAACGCGCTGGCCGAGCGCCTCTTCACCGAACTGCTCGAGCTGATCGAGAAGGGCGAAACACTGACCACCGACGCGGTACGGCGTACCGTCGGCATGCTCGAGCAGGGCACGGCCGAGCGGCCCGCCGAGGTCCTCACGCTCAACATCCTGTCCCGGCGCGGCCGGACCATCCGGCCCAAGACGCTGGGCCAGAAGCGCTACGTCGACTCGATCGACGGGCACACCATCGTCTTCGGCATCGGCCCCGCCGGTACCGGCAAGACGTACCTGGCCATGGCCAAGGCCGTCCAGGCGTTGCAGGCCAAGCAGGTCAACCGGATCATCCTGACCCGGCCGGCCGTCGAGGCGGGGAGCGGCTCGGCTTCCTGCCCGGCACGCTCTACGAGAAGATCGACCCCTACCTGCGGCCGCTGTACGACGCGCTGCACGACATGCTCGACCCCGAGTCGATCCCGCGCCTGATGCAGGCCGGCACGATCGAGGTAGCCCCGCTGGCGTACATGCGGGGGCGCACGCTCAACGACGCGTTCATCATCCTCGACGAGGCGCAGAACACGACGCCCGAGCAGATGAAGATGTTCCTGACCCGGCTCGGCTTCGGCTCCAAGATCGTGGTCACCGGTGACGTGACGCAGATCGACCTGCCGGGCGGCACGACCAGCGGTCTCAAGATCGTGCGGGAGATCCTGGACGGCGTCGAGGACGTGCACTTCGCTCAGCTCGGCAGCGCCGACGTCGTACGGCACAAGCTGGTCGGCGACATCGTCGACGCGTACGCGAAGTGGGACGAGGAGCGGGAGAGCCAAAGCGGCCAGGGCGTGCACGCCGTCCAGGGCCGCACCGCGCGGGCCGGCCGGCGCCGCTGAATCGGGAGAAGAGACACCTTGTCCATCGAGATCGCCAACGAGTCCGGCGTCGCCGTCGACACTGACGCCGTGCTGGCGGTGGCCCGGCACGCGCTCGACGAGATGGGTGTCAACCCGCTCGCCGAGCTGTCCGTCCTGCTCGTCGACGTCGACTACATGACCGAGCTCAACCACCGCTGGATGGGTAGCGACGGGCCGACCGACGTGCTCGCGTTCCCGATGGACGAGGGCAGCGTCGACCACGGTCCGGGCGAGGTCGGCGCCGGTGAGCCCGCGCTGCTCGGCGACATCGTGCTGTGCCCGGAGGTAGCGGCCAAGCAGGCGGCCACCGCCGGCCACTCGGCGGCCGACGAGCTGCACCTGCTGACCGTTCACGGCGCCCTGCACCTGCTCGGCTACGACCACGCCGAGCCGGAGGAGGAGCAGGAGATGTTCGCGCTGCAGGCCCGGCTGCTGTCCAGCTGGCGGGCCAACCGAGGACAGTGATGTCGATGCCGCTGGCGGCCGCAGCCTCCGGCGGGTTGCCGGACCTGCAACTGCTGTTCTCCGCCGCCGGGCTCGTCGTCCTGGCGGGCATCTTCGCGATGACCGACGCGGCGCTCACGGCCGTCTCGCCGGCCCGCGCCGCCGAGCTTGCCCGTGAGGGGGTACGCGGTGCGCGTGCGCTCCAGATCGTCGCGGCCGACGTCGTACGCCACCTCAATCTGCTCCTGCTGCTCCGGCTGCTCTGCGAGCTGACCGCCACCACGCTGGTCGCCCTGGTGGCCGTCGACACGTTCTCGGCCGGCTGGACGGCGGCGCTGGTCACCGCCGGCGCCATGACGGTGGTCAGCTTCGTGGTGGTCGGCGTCGGCCCGCGCACGATCGGGCGGCAGCACGCGTACGCCGTCGGCCGGGTCACCGCCCCGATGGTCCGCTGGCTGGGCCGGGCCCTCGGCCCGCTCGCCTCGCTGCTGATCCTGATCGGCAACGCGGTCACGCCGGGGCGCGGTTTCCGGGAGGGCCCGTTCGCCACCCAGATCGAGCTGCGCGAGCTGGTCGACCTCGCCGAGCAGCGCGGCGTCGTGGAGCACGGCGAGCGCCAGATGATCCACTCGGTGTTCGCGCTCGGCGAGACGATCGCCCGCGAGGTGATGGTGCCGCGCACCGAGATGGTGTGGATCGAGGCGGACAAGTCGCTGCGGCAAGGACTCGCGCTCTTCATGCGCTCCGGGTTCTCCCGCATCCCGGTGGTCGGGGAGAGCGTCGACGACGTGCTCGGCGTGCTCTACCTCAAGGACGTCGTCCGCCGTACGCAGAGCGGCGACCCGGCCGCCGACGCCACCCCGGTCGCCGAGCTGATGCGGGACGCCACCTTCGTACCGGAGTCGAAGCCGGTCGACGACCTGCTGTCCGAGATGCAGGCGGCCCGCACCCACCTGGTGATCGTGGTCGACGAGTACGGCGGCACCGGCGGCCTGGTGACGATCGAGGACATCCTGGAGGAGATCGTCGGGGAGATCACCGACGAGTACGACGTGGAGCGCCCGCCGATCGAGCGGCTGGGCGACGGCTCGGTACGCGTCACCGCCAGGCTGCCCGTCGAAGACCTGGGCGAGGTGTTCGGCGTGGAACTGCCCGACGACGAGGTGGAGACCGTGGGCGGCTTGCTCGCTCAGGCGCTGGGGCGCGTGCCCATCCCGGGCGCGGAGGCTACGGTAGGCGGGCTGCGCCTCGTCGCGGAGGGCACGACCGGCCGGCGCAACCGGATCGACTCGGTCCTGGTACGCCGCGTCGTCGTCAGCAAGGCGCCCGCCGAAGCACCCGAGCAAGAAAGGCAACCCGCCGATGCTTGAGCCGTCCGCAGCAGCCAGCAGAGCGCCCGTGGGGGCGGCTGCCGAGCTGGACGCCGAAGACTCCAAGCTGGTCGTGCTGGCGCGCGGCGCCCGCGCCCGGATCGGCGCGGTCGAGGGCGCGGCAGTGCGCGACCAGGACGGCCGCACGTACGCCGCCGCGAGCGTGGCGCTGCCCTCGTTGACGGTCACCGCGTTGCAGCTCGCCGTGGCCTCGGCCGTGGCCGCCGGCGCGACCCGCCTGGAGGCCGCCGTCGTGGTGACCGAGGCGTCCACCCTGGACGGTGCCGGCCACGCCGCCGTCCGCGACCTCTCGACCGACGCCCCCGTCCACGTAGCGGCTCCGGATGGCTCCGTGCTCGGCACGGTGACCCAGTGAAGGCGGGGTTCGCGTGTTTTGTGGGTAGGCCGAACGCCGGCAAGTCCACGCTGACCAACGCGATCGTGGGGCAGAAGATCGCGATCACGTCGAGCAAGCCGCAGACGACCCGGCACGTGATCCGGGCCGTGTTGCACAAGCCCGACGCCCAGCTCGTGCTCGTCGACACGCCGGGGCTGCACCGCCCGCGTACCCTGCTCGGCGAGCGCCTCAACGACCTGGTCCGGCAGACCTGGAGCGAGGTCGACGCGATCGGCCTCTGCGTCCCCGCCGACGAGGAGATCGGCCGCGGCGACCGGTTCATCACCGGCGAACTGGCCGAGCTCAAGGCCAGCGTCATCGCCGTGGTGACCAAGGCCGACCTGGTCGACAAGAAGCGGCTCGCCGAGCAGCTCCTCGCGGTCAGCCAGCTCGCCGAGTTCGCCGAGGTCGTACCGGTCAGCGCGGTGTCCGGGTACCAGCTGGACACGCTCGTCGACGTGATGACCAAGTACCTGCCGGAGTCGCCGCAGCTCTACCCGGACGACATGCTCACCGACGAGCCCGAGCACGTGCTGGTCGCCGAGCTGGTCCGGGAGGCGGCCCTCGAAGGCGTCCGCGACGAGCTGCCGCACTCCATCGCGGTGGTGGTCGAGGAGATGATCCGCGAGGGCTCGCTCACCAAGATCTACGCCGACATCTACGTGGAGCGGTCCAGCCAGAAGGCCATCGTGATCGGCCACAAGGCGAGCCGGCTCAAGGACGTCGGCACCCGCGCCCGCGCCGAGATCGAGGCCCTGCTCGGCTCCCGGATCTACCTCGACCTGCACGTACGGGTCGCGAAGGACTGGCAGCGCGACCCCAAGCAGCTGCGCAAGCTCGGCTTCTGACATGTCGCGGCTGCTGGTCACCGGAGCGGCCGGCCGGATCGGCGCACTGCTGCGACCCCAGCTCGTCCGCCCCGACCGGGAGCTGCGCCTGCTCGACCTGGCGCCGCAGCGACCGGCCGGGCCCGGCGAGATCGTGATCCAGGCCGACATCACCGACCCGGGCGCGATGGCCCGGGCGTGTGACGGCGCCGACGCGGTGCTCCACCTCGCCGCCTATCCGGGCGAGCAGACCTGGGCGGAACTGCAACGGGTCAATGTGGACGGTACGCGTACCCTCCTCGAAGCCGCCCGCGGCGCCGGCGTGCCGCGCGTCATCCTGGCCTCGTCGATGCACGCCGCGGGCTTCCACCCGCGCACCGATGGCCCGCTGCCGGCCGCGGTGCCGGCCCGCCCGGACACCTACTACGGCTGGAGCAAGGCGGCGGCGGAGGCGCTGGGCACCCTCTACGCCGACCGATTCGGCATGACGGTCTTCGCGGTCCGGATCGGTGCCTGCTTCCCCACCCCGCTCTACACCGACCTGCTGCACTGCTGGCTTGCCCCCGACGACTGCGTCCGCCTCGTCGAGGCGTGCCTCGCCGCCGACACCGCAGGCTTCCGCCTGCTGTGGGGGATAAGCCGCAACACTCGCCGCTGGTGGTCGCTGTCCGAGGGCGAAGAGATCGGCTATCACCCGCAGCTTGACAGCGAGGAGTACGCCCAGCGCCTGGGCCCGGCGCCGGAGAGGCAATCGTCGGGCGGCGACCGACTCGGCGGCTACTTCTGCTTCCTCCCGCTCGGCGAGCCCTACTGAGATGCAAGGAAGGGCCCCCTACTAACGTTTTTTGCATAGGAAGGGGCCCTTCCTAACACTCAGACTTCGCGGAGGGTGATGTCGCCGCTGCCCGTTTCCAGGTCGAGCAGGTAGGTGCCGGTCGGCGAGTTGGGCACGCCGAGCATCTTCTCGCCCGAGCCGGTGCGCGCGTCCACCCGGTACGAGCCGGCCGGCACCGTGATGTCCACGTTGCCGCTGCCGGTGTGCGTACGGACGCCGCCCGCCTTCGTCAGTTCGAGCGTCACGTCGCCGGATCCGGTGCGCAGGGTGCTGGACGTGCCGCCCACCCCGCGCGCCTCGATGCCGCCCGAGCCGGTCCGCGCGTCCAGGTCGCCGGCGACGTCCGCGACCGTCACGTCGCCCGAGCCGGTGTGCACCTTCACGGATCCGGACGCACCGACGACGCCGATGTGTCCCGAACCCAGCTGGAGGTCCACCGTGGACACCCCGTTGAGCGAGATGTCGCCGGAGCCGTTTTCGCCGCGGACGGCCACCCCCTTGGGCGCCACGATCTCGTAGTCGATCGAGCAGCCGCGGCCGCACTCGGTGCCGATCTGCAGCACGGTCCCGTTGAGGTGGTACTGCGCGTTCGGCTCGCCCTCCTCGCCCCGGTAGCGGACGACCCGCTTGATGTCGACCTTGTCGGTGTCGCTGGTGCGCACCGTGACGTTGCCGGAGCCTGGATCGATGAGGATCTCCTTGATGGCGACGTTTTCGGTGTCGGAGTAGTCGAGCCGGCTCTGGCCGACCTCCTCGCAGCCGACCAATGCCAGGGCGCCGACCGCGCCGATCACGACCAGCAACTTCCGGGGAACCATGACTTGCACGCTACGGGCGCGGACCCCGGCGACACATCCGGGTTGGTCACCGAGACGACCCTGAGAGCGGGTAAGGGACAATGTGCGGGTGCCCGGATACCGCCGCCCGCTCTACCGCGACGACGCGGTGGTGCTGCGCGTCCAGAAGCTGGGCGAGT
Coding sequences within:
- a CDS encoding SDR family NAD(P)-dependent oxidoreductase, whose protein sequence is MTRRAVLVTGASRGIGRAIATAFAEGGDRVAIHHRDSAQLAEELRDSLPGDGHTVVRADLADPDDVRAMVDGAAERLGGLDVLVNNAGVYTPHPITDTSYEQWQHEWRRTLDTNLLGPANACWCAVRHMRERGGGRIINVSSRGAFRGEPGQPAYGASKAGLNAMGQSLAVALGPYGIAVATVAPGYVATDMTNDHLKSARGDEIRAQSPFNRVARPEEIAAAVHWLASPAAEWASGTVIDLNGASYLRT
- a CDS encoding S1 family peptidase, which produces MVRWRKIVGAVATALAVGSFTAVVPAAPAAADPTPYIVGGTRAALGEFPFMVRLSMGCGGALYSPRLVLTAAHCVGSTGTNTSITATLGAVDLQSSSRIQVRSNYVYRAPGYNGNGRDWALIRLSSAVTTLATLKTATTTAYNSGTFTIAGWGAAVEGGGQQRFLLKAQVPFVSDSSCDTSYGGDVIVAEEICAGYASGGTDTCQGDSGGPMFRRDASNAWVQVGITSWGYGCARAGYPGVYTEVSTFASAIASAAASLGG
- a CDS encoding MarR family winged helix-turn-helix transcriptional regulator, with product MGGEFQAAFWAAKRAMTTAAEAAYNRHGVRAGQQFVLHQLWEEDGLTPGELARRLELAVPTVTRTATRMEAAGILRREPHPSDARLVRLCLTDRGRELKDIMTAEITQLTERALRTLDPADRERFTHYLNEVRANLV
- a CDS encoding NAD-dependent epimerase/dehydratase family protein, which translates into the protein MRTLITGATGRVGSRYARHQLDLHQQVRVLVRDEEQVDPWWNGGAEVVVGDLRDPGVAKQAVNGVDAVVHLAAAFRGVPDDEAYAVNRDAAVALAHAGLDAGISRLVFASTNLVYGAGCGRPAQEGDEPRPAGAYPESKAAAEAELLRLHREHGLPVRIARLAFVYGDADPRLAESLRWARRWAPHRRLHLVHHADVAQALDRIGTATGADGQIFNVADDVPVTALELLRANREEPDEGAAERALDDPWAGIVDTSRIRTELGYRPLFPTLHAAHAAGAL
- a CDS encoding histidine triad nucleotide-binding protein; its protein translation is MTTFDCLFCKIVTGEIPATVVRETPTTLAFRDIGPKAAVHILVIPKEHYVDVATLAQSDAKLAGEVLETAAVVAEAEGLLDGGFRVIFNTGEYGGQEVLHVHAHLLGGEPLGPMIALA
- a CDS encoding serine hydrolase domain-containing protein — translated: MAQKVQVDARVPALSVALHRADRPLWQLHVGADSDSQFRIGSVTKTFTAVLVMQARDDGLLDLDDPLGRHLDVPAHGELTVRRLLSHTSGIQREPYGDVWDTLQAPDTERLIAELVRAERVLPPARRYHYSNLGLSLLGHAVGRLRGGTWAEVVEDRILRPLGLSGTTVERTERAVTGYLVEAYSDHARPEPWTDTGAIAPAGQLWSTAADMARWAAFLSDPAALDPAGAVLAPASLDEMRWPLTTTDETLWTAGFGLALILVPQGERVMHVGHDGAMPGFLAGVYGRRGGDGTPAAMGCAVLGSSGTAVEVLDLPHKLLAAAVEEDPADIARWTPGEPAPEAYRSVLGRWWSEGFEHVFSWRDGALQARSALDQPGRPPAIFQAEEADILRTASGREAGELLRLTRDAQGTVVRMHWATYRFTRDQQTFEGT
- the mctP gene encoding monocarboxylate uptake permease MctP codes for the protein MPTFADHQVEFWIFAAMFGLVTIMGFAAARWRRPDNIHTLEEWGLGGRAFGNWVTFFLLSGDVYTAYTFVAVPTLVFGVGASGFFPMPFLVIVYPLLFVVLARFWSVCHVHGFVTPAEFVRARFGSKTLALFIAVTGILATMPYIALQLIGIEAVFKVMGLPEGWPLTAAFIVLALYTFNSGLRAPALISIVKDALVLWTVLAAFLIVASHSGGWTTVFRVAESKYAASPSTTDGLLLAPGSELNYVTLALGSAVALFLYPHTLTGVLASRNRATLRRNLAVMPLYTLTLGVLMLVGFAAILSDIQPIGGDRNTVVPLWFDANFPDWSAGLAFAAIGVGAMVPAAIMSIAAANLFTRDVYKEFIRPQASPAEETLVSKIASLAMKFGAVICILMLNTQFAIDLQLIGGVFVMQTLPAIAIGLFTAWLHRWALIAGIFAGIATGAAMLYQIPQRNGEGAIIREHFGGSAWPLSNIGIDTRSTIYVGVVALAINLLVAALLTPLFRLGGITDGTDRTREPDYVADEGDPTIRRMTELIDGETVPDAPPTLAPAGARHSIPTYPRRSAGRG